GCCGTCGTCTTACCCGTAACGGCATTCATGATTTCATCCAACGTTTTGCCTGTCGCGACCTTGGCGGCCACCTTGGCAATGGGATAGCCCGTAGCCTTGGACGCAAGCGCCGATGAACGGCTGACTCGGGGGTTTACTTCAATAACATAGTACTGATTGCTGTTCGGATCCAAGGCATACTGCACGTTGCAGCCGCCTTCAATCTTCAGGCGGCGAATAATGTCGAGCGACGCCGTCCGCAGCATCTGATACTGCAAATCATTCAGCGTCTGACTCGGCGCCACGACGATGGAATCACCGGTATGCACGCCGACGGGATCGATATTTTCCATATTGCAGACGATAATGCAGTTATCCGCCTTGTCACGCATGACTTCATATTCGATTTCCTTCCAACCCGCTACGGACCGTTCAACGAGGATCTGATTAATCGGGCTGAGCTTGATCCCTCGCGTGGCGATCATGAACAGTTCCTCTTCGTCATGAGCGATGCCGCCGCCGGTGCCGCCCAAGGTATACGCGGGCCGCACGATAATCGGATAACCGATCTTGTCGGCAAAGTCGATAACCGCAGTCACGTCTTCAAAAATATCGCTTTCCGGCACGGGCTGATGAATGTCGTTCATCGCTTTTTTGAACAGTTCCCGGTCTTCCGCTTCCTGAATCGCGCTCAGATCGGTCCCCAAAAGGCGGACATTATATTTTTCCAGCACGCCGGCAGTGGACAGTTGAACGGCCATATTCAAGCCGACCTGTCCGCCGAGCGTTGCCAGAAGGCCATCTGGCCGTTCCTTTTCAATGACCTCCGTAACATAGTCCAGGGAAATCGGCTCTACATAGACACGGTCGGCAATATCTTCGTCAGTCATGATCGTCGCCGGATTACTGTTGATCAGGACGACCTCCAATCCTTCTTCTTTCAGCGAACGGCAGGCCTGTGTGCCGGCATAGTCAAATTCAGCGGCCTGACCGATAATAATCGGCCCCGATCCGATTACGAGAACCTTCTTTAATTCAGCTGCCATCTTAGTTTCCCTCCATCATCTGGATAAATTGTCCAAACAGATACAAGTTATCAGTCGGTCCCGGCGATGCTTCCGGATGATATTGGACGCACATGATCCGTTTTTCCGGATACACAAAGCCCTCCAGGGTATTGTCGTGAAGGCTGCGATGCGTCACGGTAACGCCTTCCGGCAACGTCGTTTCGTCAATGATATAACCGTGGTTCTGGGACGTAATATAGACCCGTCCCGTCTGCACATCTTTAACGGGATGATTGGACCCGCGATGGCCGAAAGCCAGCTTTTTCGCCTGGCCGCCGAGAGCCAGCCCCAAAAGTTGAAGCCCCATGCAAATACCGAAAATCGGCTTTTTGCCGATCATTTTTTTTACTTCCTCATAGCACTGCGGCACATCTGCCGGATCGCCGGGGCCGTTGGAAAGGAAAATACCGTCAGGCCGGACGGCTAAAACGTCTTCCGCTTTCGTATCATGGGGAAAAACGGTAATGCGGCAATCATTTCTAATGAGATCACGCAAAATATTATCTTTGGCACCGTAGTCCATGACGGCGACGTGATACTGCCCATTCCCCCGCTGTTTGACCTGCTTCGTCGAAACTCGCGCGATAAGCTGCGTTTCCAGCGGCGTATCAAACAGCTCCTTTACCGCTTCTTCCATCATCGTATCAGGTACGATAACGCCCTTCATGACGCCATGGCTGCGGATTGCTCGGGTAATGGCCCGCGTATCGACATGGTAGAGACAGGTAATGTGATGGGTCATAATAAAGGTCGCCAGGGGACCTTCATTCTGCCAATTGCTCGGCGCATCGCAAAGCTCACTGACGATAAACCCGGCCGCATACGGTCTGTCAGCCTGTTCAATCTCATGAAAGAGGCCGTAATTACCGATAAGCGGATACGTCAAGGTGATGATCTGCCCGGCATAAGACGGATCCGTAAACGTTTCCTGATACCCCGTCATGCCCGTATTGAAAACGACTTCGCCGACCGTTGCGGCAGCAGTCAGCATATCGCCGCAAAATTGCTGTCCATTTTCTAAGATGAGTCTTCCCTTCATCGCAATACCTCCCCGTCCTTCATGACAATTTCACCGTCAACAATCGTTGCGACAGCCTTCCCCTTCAAAATCATGTCGTCGAAAGGCGTCGATTTGCCTTTCGAATAAAATGTCCCCGAATCGACAACCCATTCTTTATGCAGATCAAGGATGGTCAAGTCGGCGGCTTTGCCGACGGCAATGACGCCGGCGTCAAGACCCAGAATCTCGGCTTGTGCCGTCGACATGGCGCGGACGATAGTCGTCAAATCGACACTGCCCGTATGGTACAGATAGGTCAGCACCGTGCCAACGCTCGTTTCCAAACCGACAAAACCGCTCGGCGCCAAATTCAGCGAACGGTCCTTTTCTTCCCACGTATGCGGCGCATGATCGGTAACAATGGCATCGATCGTGCCGTCGAGCAATCCGGCAACGACAGCGGCACGATGTTCTTCCGACCGCAACGGCGGGTTGACCTTGAAACGCGGATCAAAGCCGCGCAGCGCTTCATCGGTAAGAATCATATGCTGCGGCGTTGCTTCCGCCGTGACACGGATCCCTTTCGCCTTGGCCCGACGCACCATATCGACGGCGTTCTTCGTGCTGATGTGCGCAATATGGACGGCAGCATGCGTCGCTTCCGCCAAAAGAATGTCACGGGCGACGGAAATGTCTTCAGCCACAGCCGGACGCCCTTTCAGGCCAAGCTCGTTGGAGACGGCGCCTTCATGCATACAGCCGCCGGCAACAAGGCTGCCGTCTTCGCAATGGTCAATGACAAGCTTGTGGAGCATATCGGCATATTCCATAGCCTTACGCATGAAATCGGCGCTTTCCACATAATGCCCGTCGTCGGAAAAAGCGACGGCGCCGGCATCGGCCATAGCCCCCATTGCCGACAGTTCTTTTCCTTCCTGATTTTTCGAGAGCGCTCCGATGACGTCCACTTTCACGACGCCTTCTCGTTCCGCCTTGTATTTCAAGCCTTCAACGATAATCGCCTTGTCAATAACGGGATCCGTATTCGGCATTGTGACAACTCGTGTAATGCCGCCGGCGGCAGCCGCCTGCGTACCGCTGGCGATCGTTTCTTTACCGGACTGTCCAGGTTGACGTAAATGAACATGCATATCGATAAAGCCCGGCGCCACGACAAGTCCGGATGCATCGAAAACAACGGCGCCGTCAGCCTGAAGATGTTTGCCGACGGCTTGGAATTTGCCGTCGTCGATCAAGATATCGCAAATATCGTCCGTCTGTAACGCCGGATTGATCACTCTGCCGTTCTTAACGAGTAATGCCATTTTCGTCTCCTCCTATAATCGTTAAATAAAGTACCGCCATGCGTACGCACAAGCCGTTCTTGACCTGTTCCTGAATGGACGAATGGCTGCCGTAACAAATGTCCGTACCGATTTCCAAACCGCGATTCATCGGTCCCGGGTGCAGAATGAGAACGTCTTTTTTCGCTGTTTGCAGCCGTACCGCATTAATGCCGAATTGACTGTAATACTCACCATCGCTGGGGAAAAAGCCGGCGCCTTGCCGCTCTTTCTGAATCCGCAGAACGTTGATGACATCAGCACCTTCAAGGGCTTCGTCCAGATCATAATGGAAGGTGACGCCGAGAGCCACGGCCAGTTCCGGCTGCAACAACGTGCGCGGGCCGACAAGGTGAACATCGGCGCCCATTGTCTTCAAGCCGTAAACGTTGGAACGAGCCACGCGGCTGTGATCGATATCGCCGACGATGACGACTTTCAAGCCGTCAATGCGCCCTTTCACTTCTTGTATCGTATAGAGATCCAGCAGTGCCTGCGTCGGATGCTCGTGGGCGCCGTCACCGGCGTTAATGATAACAGGATCCACGCACTGATGCGCAAAAAGTGGCGAGCCTTCCTGCTTGTGACGCATGACGATAGCGTCGACGCCCATAGCCGTAACGGTCAGCAAGGTGTCGCGAAAGCTTTCGCCTTTGACCAGCGAACTGCCGCACGGCGTAAAATTCACCACGCTGGCATCGAGATAGTTGGCTGCCATTTCAAAGGATCCGCTCGTCCGCGTGCTCGGTTCAAAAAACATATTGACGACCGACTTCCCCCGCAGGAGGGGCAACTTCTTATTTCCGCTGTTCACGACAGCTTTCATCCTGGCGGCGGCGCGCAAGATCAGTTCGATTTCTTCTCGCGTTGCACCCTGCAATCCCAACAGACTCTTGCCTTGCAACAGACTCATGGAAATCCTCCTTTGTACAAAAAAAGACCTTCGCCCTGGGCAAAGGTCATATTAACAGACACGACAAAATATGTCCCTTTTTAGCCTCACTGGACTACATTAAAGGTACAAGCATGTAAAGATCGAATCGAACAGCCTCTCGGGACTGCTTCCTATTCTCGTTATATTTTAAAGATATCT
This Megasphaera vaginalis (ex Bordigoni et al. 2020) DNA region includes the following protein-coding sequences:
- a CDS encoding carbamoyl phosphate synthase small subunit, translating into MKGRLILENGQQFCGDMLTAAATVGEVVFNTGMTGYQETFTDPSYAGQIITLTYPLIGNYGLFHEIEQADRPYAAGFIVSELCDAPSNWQNEGPLATFIMTHHITCLYHVDTRAITRAIRSHGVMKGVIVPDTMMEEAVKELFDTPLETQLIARVSTKQVKQRGNGQYHVAVMDYGAKDNILRDLIRNDCRITVFPHDTKAEDVLAVRPDGIFLSNGPGDPADVPQCYEEVKKMIGKKPIFGICMGLQLLGLALGGQAKKLAFGHRGSNHPVKDVQTGRVYITSQNHGYIIDETTLPEGVTVTHRSLHDNTLEGFVYPEKRIMCVQYHPEASPGPTDNLYLFGQFIQMMEGN
- a CDS encoding dihydroorotase translates to MALLVKNGRVINPALQTDDICDILIDDGKFQAVGKHLQADGAVVFDASGLVVAPGFIDMHVHLRQPGQSGKETIASGTQAAAAGGITRVVTMPNTDPVIDKAIIVEGLKYKAEREGVVKVDVIGALSKNQEGKELSAMGAMADAGAVAFSDDGHYVESADFMRKAMEYADMLHKLVIDHCEDGSLVAGGCMHEGAVSNELGLKGRPAVAEDISVARDILLAEATHAAVHIAHISTKNAVDMVRRAKAKGIRVTAEATPQHMILTDEALRGFDPRFKVNPPLRSEEHRAAVVAGLLDGTIDAIVTDHAPHTWEEKDRSLNLAPSGFVGLETSVGTVLTYLYHTGSVDLTTIVRAMSTAQAEILGLDAGVIAVGKAADLTILDLHKEWVVDSGTFYSKGKSTPFDDMILKGKAVATIVDGEIVMKDGEVLR
- a CDS encoding aspartate carbamoyltransferase catalytic subunit, which gives rise to MSLLQGKSLLGLQGATREEIELILRAAARMKAVVNSGNKKLPLLRGKSVVNMFFEPSTRTSGSFEMAANYLDASVVNFTPCGSSLVKGESFRDTLLTVTAMGVDAIVMRHKQEGSPLFAHQCVDPVIINAGDGAHEHPTQALLDLYTIQEVKGRIDGLKVVIVGDIDHSRVARSNVYGLKTMGADVHLVGPRTLLQPELAVALGVTFHYDLDEALEGADVINVLRIQKERQGAGFFPSDGEYYSQFGINAVRLQTAKKDVLILHPGPMNRGLEIGTDICYGSHSSIQEQVKNGLCVRMAVLYLTIIGGDENGITR